ACAGCCCGTCGGCCATGAACGTGGGCGCCGCAAGATTGCGGTCGCGCCCGGCCAGCACGTCGGCGAGCCAGTCGGCCGGATAGCGGCCTCGACCGACCGCGACGAGGCAGCCCATCAGGTTGCGCACCATGTGGTGCAGGAACGCGTTGGCGCGAAACCGGAAATGAACGAAATGGCCCACGCGCCGCACGTCGATCTGGTACAGGTGTTTGACCGGCGTCTTCGACTGGCATTCCGACGACCGGAACGACGAGAAATCGTGTTCGCCGATCAGGTGCGCGGCGGCGGCGCGCATCGCGTCGTCGTCGAGCGGCGTATGGATCCAGCCCGCACGCCCCGCCAGCATCGGCGAGCGCACGGGATGCACATACAGCGCGTAGTAATAGGTACGCTCGAACGCCGAGAAACGCGCGTGGAACGTTTCCGGCATCGGCTTCGCCCATTGCACTGCCACGGTCGACGGCAGGAACGCGTTGGTGCCGCGCACCCACGAGAAAACCTCACGATCGAGGTCGGTATCGAAGTGCACGACCTGCCCGAGCCCGTGCACGCCCGTGTCGGTCCGCCCGGCCACCGTCGTATGCAGCGGCACGCGCGCGAACTCGGCCAGCGCGTGCTCGAGCCGATCCTGCACGGTCTTGCCGTGCGGCTGCGCCTGCCAGCCGCAGAACGCCGCGCCGTCGTACTGAATGCCGAGCGCGATCCGCATCACGCCTCGTCCGCCAGCTTCGCGAGCAGCGCGCGCGCATCGTCGCGCGTCGCGACGTCGTTCGCATCGACCACTTCCTGCAGCAGCGTCCGCGCACCGGACAGGTCGCCCAGCTCGACGTACTCGGACGCGAGATCGAGCTTGTTGCGCGCGATGCGGGCGAGCTCGTCCGGCGTCAGTGCCGGCAACACGGCGCCCGGCGCGGACGGCAGGTCGAGATCGAAATCCAGCTTCAGCGCACCGAACTGCGCGCCGCCGAGCGGCGGCAGCGACGACGTCGCGAACGGGCTGCCCGCGTGGCTTGCGGGCGTCGCGGCGTCCGGATCCCAATCGAACTCGTCATCCTGGTCGGCCGGATGTTCCGGGGCCGGATCGATCGAGCCAATCGGCAGGCGCTGGGCGGCTTGACCGTTAGTTGCGATTTTATGGGTGTCGGAGTGCCCTGCCTGCGCAGCCGGCTCATCCGCCGCCAGCGACGGCTCGTCCGGCGTGCGCGGCGGCAACGGCATGTCGAGGCTGTTGAGCGCGCTGATCGCGTTCTGCATCAGCGTCGCGTGCTGCGCTTCGGTGGCCGCGGGTGCGGCCGGCGTCTCGACACGCGTCTCTGCCGGCGTCGCTACCCGTGTCTCCGCCGACGTGTCGATCGGCGTCTCGGCCGACTTTTCGGTCTGCGTTTCGGCCGCGACCTTCTCGATCGGCTCAGCATCGAGCGAAACCGGAGCCGCCTCGCTCACGGGCGGCACTACCGCGTGTGCGGCCGGCAATTCGGGTTGCGCGACATGCGGCTTCTCGCCTTCCGTTGCGGCCGACACATCCGTATCCGGCGTCTGAGGCGTCTCGACCGGTTCCGCCGCTGCGGCAGTCGCCGCGGCAAGGCTCAAGTCAGAAGCGGCATCACGCGCGACCGGCATCTCGGGCCGAATCGGCAGTTCAGGTTCGACAGAAGGCGCGGCTTCGGCTTGCGCAGTAGCAGCCGCAGCCGCGACACCGCCCGCTGCCGTAGCGGTAGCCGCCGTGTCCGTACCCGCCTCGTCCGTGCGCCGGCTCTTCCTGCGCTTGCGCCACGCGAAGCCTGCCGCGAGGACGAGCACGGCCGCACCAGCCACCGCGGCCGGACGCCAGTCCATCTGCTCGGTACTGCGTGCAGGTGCCGCCACCGGCGCGGCCGGTTGCGCGGGCGCCGATGCCGATGCCGGCTGCACCGCGCTGGCGGCGACGCCTGACGCGGATTCGCCTGCCGCCGGCGCGGCAGCGGACGCGCCCGCATCGTTCGCGGCCGGACGTGGTGCGACCGGTGCCGGTGCCGGTGCCGGCGCCGGAGCCGGCGTGACGTCGTTCGTCGTGGCCGGCTTGCCGATACCGTGCTTTTGCAACTCCATCAGCACGCGATTCTTCAGCGCCAGCAATTGCTGCAGGCTCGACGGCCGCGGCTGCGACGCGCCCGTAACAGGCGCCGCGCCAGCCGGTTCGTTCATGCCCGGAACCTGGCCACCCGATGCAGGCGAGATTGCGGCACCGCTCGCGGACGACGGCACCGACTGGATCGTGCCGCTCCACACGTGCGGACCGCTTGCACCGGCAACAGGCGCTGCCGGCTGCATGCTTTCGACAGCCGATGCGCCGTGTGCAGCCGAAGCACCGGCCGATGCCGACGCGCCGGCGGCCATCGTGACGCTCGCACCGCTGACAGGCGCCGCATGCACGGGCACCACCGGCGCGGATTGCACGGTCGACCCCGGATGCGGTGCGGACGCACCATGCTGCGCGACTGCCGCGCCGCCCGATGCAGCGGCGGGCGCGGACACTGCCGCCGTACCGGACGCTGCGGATGCAGCGGATGCACCGGCCGGCACGAGTGCCGCGCCTGTCGCGTCGAGCGCCGGCACGGTCAGCGTCGCACCGACCTTCAGGCGGCTCGCGTCGTGCTTCATGAACGCCTGCGGATTGGCGTCGAACAGTGCGCGGCCGGCGCGCGCGAGCACACCGGGATCGCGCGACTGCGTGGCCGCTTTCGCAATGTCGTTCAACGACTGGCCCGGCTGGACCGTCACGGTAAGCGGCACTGCGTCGCCGGCAGCGGACGCCGGCGTTTCGCCGGTGCCGGCCGCCCAGGCCGATGCGGTTGCGCCGAGCGCCAGGATCGCCAGCGCGCCACGCACGGCGCGCGACAGACGGGACTGACGCGGAAACAAGGAAATTCGGGACATCGTTGGCTCTATCGCCGCGCGCGGGCGCGGCTCGGATTCGCGGTTGAAAGCGTCAATAAAGTTGCCGCAGAAATGCAAAAGCGTCGCGTGGAACGCGACGCTTTCGGCGGGTCTGTGCGTCGTAACCGCGTAGTTTACTTCACGCGATCGGGTTCGGGCCGAATTCATCGCCGATGGGTGCAACCTGCCACTCTCGCACATCGGCGCACCCTGCGACCGGGCCGCGCCGATGCTCCGGTGCGCACGCCGAGACCAGCGCCCGCGATCGATCGGATGCACGCCTCCCGCAGTTGAAAAAAAGCCCGGCCGCATCGCATCCGGAACGATGGCCGCGGCGTTTGCTCGCTCACCGGGTGGCCGCACAACCGGAGGCGCGATCCCGCGCCACGACCGGAAAATCGTGCGCATTTGCTCAATAATTCGCGCCTCCCGCCGTTAATGGATTAACAACCGACAATAAAAATAAATCCCGCCGCCCACCAATCCCATTCAAATAAATTTCAATTGATCGATAAGAGGCCAATTCCCCTCTCTGATCGTCGAATTGAACATTTCCGCCGCCAAACCCCCGCCCCACAAGGCTCTCCAGCCTCGCCACCACTTCATTGGTCATACGAAATCAATCATTTCGACAGCAATTCAATTACATTACACAAAATTACACAGACCAAATAATTGCTGTCGCTAGGATCGTCTTCAAACAAGAATCGGCGCAGTTCGACCATCGCGCTCGCAACCGCCGCAAAAGCGGGCACGCGGTCGGCCGGGTTGACGCCGTGAGGTGCCAGGGAGGCATCGCGCAGTCGCACGACTGCATTTATTCACCAGCTCGTTACGGGGATCGAACATGGGCTATCAACAGGGTTTGAGCGGGTTGGCCGGCGCGGCGAACCATCTCGACGTGATCGGCAACAACATCGCGAACGCAAACACGGTTGGCTTCAAGCAGGGTCGCGCGAACTTCGCCGACATGTACGCGAATTCGGTCGCGACGTCGACCAACACGCAGATCGGCATCGGGACGCGGCTCGTGTCGGTGCAGCAACAATTCGGCCAGGGGACGATCAACTCGACGAAGTCGTCGCTCGACATCGCGATCAACGGCAACGGCTTCTTCCAGATGTCGAACAACGGCGTGACGACATACTCGCGTGACGGTGTATTTCACCGCGACAAGAGCGGCGCCATCGTCGACGCACAAAACCGCAACCTGATGGGCTATGCGGCCGGCCCGGGCGGCGCGATCAACACCGCGGCGACCGTGCCGCTGCAGGCGCCGACCAGCAACATCTCGCCGCAGGCGACGACGAAGATCACCGGCCAGTTCAACCTGAACTCGCAGGACAAGGTGCCGGCCAAGACGCCGTTCAACGCGGGCGACAACACCACGTACAACTACAATTCGTCGATCCAGGTGTACGACTCGCTCGGCGGCGCGCAACAGGTCTCGATGTATTTCACGAAGAACGCAGCCGGCACCTGGCAGGCCTATGCGGGCGTGCAAGGCCAGACGCCGACGAATCTCGGCACCGTCACGTTCGACGCATCGGGCCGGATCAGCTCGACGACGTCGGCCGCCACCGGCCAACCGACGCCGAGCCTCGGCCAATTCGCGTTCTCGATCCCCAACGCGTCGGGCGGCGCCAATCCGCAAAACCTGACGCTCGACCTGGGCGGCACGACGCAGTTCGGCGGAAAGAGCGGCGTGAACAATCTCGCACAGGACGGCTTCGCGAGCGGCACGCTGACGACGTTCTCGATCGGCACCGACGGCAAGCTGACCGGCAATTACTCGAACGGCCAGAGTGCGGTGCTCGGCCTGATCGCGCTCGCGAACTTCAACAACCCGAACGGGCTCGAGAACATCGGCGGCAACCAGTATGTGGAAACCGCCGCGTCGGGCGTGCCGCAGATCTCCGCGCCGGGCAGCACGAACCACGGCACGCTGCAGGGAAGCGCGCTGGAAAACTCGAACGTCGACCTGACGACCGAGCTTGTGAACCTGATCAAGGCGCAGCGCGACTACCAGGCCAACGCGCAGACGATCAAGACGCAACAGACCGTCGACCAGACGCTCCTGAACATGCGCTGACCCGCGCATGAAAAACGCGCCGCGCCAGCCTCGATATCGTCGAGGCCGACGCGGCGCGCCATCTTGTGCACCGCGGCCCGCGTCTCGCGGGCCGGACACGCAACTTACTTGTCGAGCAGGATGCGCAGCATGCGGCGCAGCGGCTCGGCCGCGCCCCACAGCAGCTGGTCGCCGACCGTGAACGCCGACAGGTATTCACCGCCCATCGCGAGCTTGCGCAGGCGGCCGACCGGCACCGTCAGCGTGCCCGTGACGTTCGCCGGCGACAGGTCGCGCATCGACGCTTCACGTTCGTTCGGCACAACCTTCACCCAGTCGTTCGCGGATGCGAGGATGCCGTTGATCTCGTCGAGCGGCACGTCCTTGTTCAGCTTGATCGTCAGCGCCTGCGAGTGGCAGCGCATCGCGCCGATCCGCACGCACAGACCGTCGACCGGGATCGAACCCGGCTCGCCCATGGCCGGCTTGCCGAGGATCTTGTTGGTTTCCGCGCCGCCCTTCCACTCTTCCTTCGACATCCCGTTGCCGAGATCCTTGTCGATCCACGGGATCAGCGAACCGGCGAGCGGCACGCCGAAGTTGCTCGTCGGCATCGCATCGCTGTTCATCGCGGCCAGCACGCGGCGGTCGATGTCGAGGATCGCGGAAGCCGGATCGGCGAGCTGCTCCTTCACCGCGCCGCTCAGCGTGCCCATCTGCGACAGCAGCTCGCGCATGTTCTGCGCGCCCGCGCCCGATGCGGCCTGGTAGGTCATCGCCGTCATCCAGTCGACGAGGTTCTCGCGGAACAGGCCGCCGAGTGCCATCAGCATCAGGCTGACCGTGCAGTTGCCGCCGACGAAGTTCTTCGTGCCCTTGACGAGCGCGTCCTTGATCACGTCGAGGTTGACCGGATCGAGAATGATGACCGCGTCGTCCTTCATCCGCAGCGACGATGCCGCATCGATCCAGTAGCCGTTCCAGCCGGCCGCCCGCAGCTTCGGGAACACGTCGTTCGTGTAGTCGCCGCCCTGGCACGTGATGATCACGTCGCACTTCTTCAGCTCGTCGACGTTGGTCGCGTCCTTGAGCGTAGTCTCGTTTTTCGCGAACGACGGCGCTTTGCCGCCCGTGTTGCTGGTGCTGAAAAACACCGGTTCGATCAGGTCGAAATCGCCCTCTTCCTGCATGCGCTGCATCAGGACGCTGCCGACCATGCCGCGCCAACCTACGAGACCTACGTTCATGACTAACCCTTTGATGGAGCTTCCCCGCCATTTCCGTCCCCGGTGTGACCGCGCGGGGAAATAGGCGGGCACGACGGACGATCAGCGTTTAATGATCGTTTTCGTGGTAATGGTTTTCGTGATGACGATGGCGCGCGCACCCGCACGGGCAATGTTGCCGTGGAGTTTCAAGACCGGGGAGATCAGGGAAAAATGCGCCATCGTTCGAGTCTACACAAAGCCGGTGGCCCGCACAACGGCCAACCGTATGCGAACCGGCCGATTTCGCGGCCCGTTCGCACCCTTTCTACATGATTGCGTTACAGCGCCGCGACCACCGCGTCGCCCATCGCCGTCGTGCCGACCTGCTGGCCGCCCGGCGTCGCGATGTCGCCCGTCCGGTACCCTTGTTCGAGCACCGTTTTCACCGCGCGCTCGATGCGATCGGCCTGCTCGGCGCGATTCAGCGAGTAGCGCAGCATCATCGCGGCCGACAGGATCGTCGCGAGCGGGTTCGCGATCCCCTTGCCCGCGATGTCCGGCGCCGAACCGTGCGACGGCTCGTACAGGCCCTTGTTGTTCTTGTCGAGCGACGCCGACGGCAGCATGCCGATCGAGCCCGTCAGCATCGACGCTTCATCCGACAGGATGTCGCCGAACATGTTGCCCGTGACGATCACGTCGAACTGCTTCGGCGCCTTCGCGAGCTGCATCGCCGCGTTGTCGACGTACATGTGCGACAGCTCGACGTCCGCGTATTCCTTCGACACGTCGATCATGATGTCGCGCCAGAACTGCGACGTCTCGAGCACGTTCGCCTTGTCGACCGACAGCAGCTTCTTCGCGCGCTTGCGCGCCGCCTGGAACGCGACGTGCGCGATGCGGCGCACTTCCGGTTCCGAATAGCGCATCGTGTCGAAGCCTTCGCGTTCGCCGGCGAACAGACCATCAGGTGCAGTCCGCACGCCGCGCGGCTGGCCGAAGTAGATGTCGCCGTTCAGTTCGCGCACGATCAGGATGTCGAGGCCCGCGACCAGCTCGGGCTTCAGCGGCGATGCATCGACGAGCTGCGGATAGCAGATCGCCGGGCGGAAGTTCGCGAACAGCTCGAGGTGCTTGCGCAGCCCGAGGATCGCCTGCTCGGGGCGCAGCGCACGCTCGAGCGAGTCGTATTTCCAGTCGCCCACCGCGCCGAACAGGATCGCGTCGGCTTCCTTCGCGAGCTTCAGCGTCGCGTCCGGCAGCGGATGGCCGCTTGCCTCGTAGCCCGCGCCGCCGACCGGCGCCTGTTCGAGTTCGAACTTCTCGTCGAGTGCGTTCAGCACCTTCACGGCTTCATTGACGATTTCCGGACCGATGCCGTCGCCGGGCAGCACTGCAATCTTCATGCGAAATTCCTGACTGGGTAGATTTTTATGGAGGCAGGCCGGCGAACGCGCCGCCGGCGCGCCCGCCCGAAAGGTGCTGTCAGCCGACCAGCTTGGTGTTGAGCCACGGCTGCTTCACGAGGCGCTCGGCCTCGAACTGGCGGATCTTGTCCGCGTGGCGCAGCGTGAGGCCGATGTCGTCGAAGCCGTTCAACAGGCAGTACTTGCGGAACGCGGTGATCTCGAACGGATACTCGCGACCGTCGCCCGTGCGCACGACCTGCGCGTCGAGGTCAACCGTCACTTCGAAGCCGTTGAACGCGACCGTCTCGTTGAACAGGTGATCGACCTGCTGCTCGGTCAGCACGATCGGCAGCAAGCCGTTCTTGTAGCAGTTGTTGAAGAAGATATCAGCGAAGCTCGGCGCGATGATCGCGCGGAAGCCGTACTGCTGCAGTGCCCACGGCGCGTGCTCGCGCGAGCTGCCGCACCCGAAGTTCTTGCGTGCGAGCAGTACCGATGCGCCCTGGTAGCGCGGCTGGTTCAGCACGAAGTCGGGATTCAGCGGACGCTTCGAGTTGTCCTGGCCCGGCTCGCCGTGATCGAGGTAACGCCATTCGTCGAACGCGTTCGGACCGAAGCCCGTGCGCTTGATCGACTTCAGGAACTGCTTCGGGATGATCGCGTCGGTGTCGACGTTCTCGCGATCGAGCGGCGCCACGACGCCGGTATGCACAGTGAATTTTTCCATGATCCGTCTATCCGGTTGAGGGGCCGGCATCCAGCCGGCGCCCATCGCAAATTCTCGGTCGGTGGCGTCAGTCCGCAGCGCGCTGAAGCGCGTTGCCGGCCGCATTGACGTCCTCACCGAAGCCTCGGACGGTGTTGCAGCCCGCGAGGCCGAAACCCAGCCCCGCCAGCGCCAGCACGGCAACCAGCCGCGCAATGACCTTCGATGCCGTCACGCGTTACCCCAGCTGGCGAATGTCGACGAAGTGGCCTTCGATCGCCGCGGCTGCCGCCATCGCGGGGCTCACGAGGTGCGTGCGACCGCCCGCGCCCTGCCGGCCTTCGAAGTTGCGGTTCGACGTCGACGCGCAGCGTTCGCCCGGATCGAGCCGGTCGGCGTTCATCGCGAGGCACATCGAGCAGCCCGGCTCGCGCCATTCGAAGCCCGCGTCCGTGAACACCTTGTCGAGCCCTTCGCGCTCGGCCTGTGCCTTCACGAGGCCCGAGCCCGGCACGACCATCGCGAGCCGCACGTTCGACGCGACGCGACGGTTCAGTTTCTTCACGACATAGGCGGCTGCGCGGATGTCTTCGATTCGCGCGTTCGTGCACGAGCCGATGAAGATCTTGTCGACCTTGATCGATTCGATCGGCGTGTTCGGCTCGAGCGCCATGTAGGCCAGCGCACGCTCCATCGCATCGCGCTTGACCGGATCCTTCTCGCGCTCGGGATCGGGCACGCGACCGTCGATCGACGTGACCATTTCCGGCGACGTGCCCCACGTGACCTGCGGGACGATTTCGGCTGCGTTCAGCTCGACCACGCGATCGAACTGCGCGCCGTCGTCCGACTTGAACTGGCGCCAGTATTCGACGGCCTGGTTCCATTCCGCACCGGTCGGCACGAACGGGCGGCCTTTCAGGTAATCGATCGTCGTGTCGTCGACGGCAACCATGCCGGCGCGCGCACCGGCTTCGATCGCCATGTTGCAGACGGTCATGCGGCCTTCCATCGTCAGCGCGCGAATCGTCGAGCCGCCGAATTCGATCGCGTAGCCCGTGCCGCCGGCCGTGCCGATCTTGCCGATGATCGCGAGCACGATGTCCTTCGCGGTACAACCGCGCGGCAGCGTGCCTTCGACCTTCACGAGCATGTTCTTGCTCTTCTTCTGCAGCAGGGTTTGCGTCGCGAGCACGTGCTCGACTTCCGACGTGCCGATGCCGTGTGCGAGCGCGCCGAATGCGCCGTGCGTCGACGTATGCGAATCGCCGCACACAATCGTCATGCCCGGCAGCGTCGCGCCCTGCTCCGGCCCGATGATGTGGACGATGCCCTGGCGCACGTCGTTCATCTTGAACTGCGTGATGCCGAACGCATCGCAGTTCGCGTCGAGCGTGTCGACCTGAAGCTTCGAGACGGGATCGGCGATGCCGTGGCTGCGATCGGTGGTCGGCACGTTGTGGTCCGACACGGCCAGGTTCGCGCTGATGCGCCACACCGGACGCTGCGCGATCTTCAGCCCTTCGAATGCCTGCGGGCTCGTGACTTCATGCAGCAGCTGACGGTCGATGTAGAGCAGGGTCGTGCCGTCTTCCTCGGTGTGGACCACGTGGGTGTTCCACAGTTTGTCGTAGAGAGTCTGTGCCATGGGTATGCGGGGTCGTTGTGACTACAAGCCTTGCGGATGCGGTCGATTATGCCACGCAGAACGCGTCACGGCGCAGGCCGGATGCGAAAAAACCCATTAAAAACAGTGGTTTGGCTGGTAGTGCCAATACCTGTATCGGCATTACCCGGCAAACGGGGCACGCAGGATCCGGCGCAGCGCGATCATGAATCGCGGATCGCGCGCGCCGATGCGTCGCGGCTTCAGCCGTTCGGGTACTCGCGATTGATCAGATCCAGCCGCAGCATGCCGAGCTGCACGCCCGCGTTGCTCAGCAGGTAGAGATCGCGCCGCCGCAAAGCCGGCATCACCGCCGACGTGTCGTAGAGCGACGGCAGCGCGAGGCCGGCCGGCACCGCTGCCTGCATCCCTGCCGCAGTCGACACGCGAACGGCGATCGATGCCTGATCCGCATGCGTGACCACGCCGACCTTGCCGAGCGCCGCGGCCGAGCCGGCCTGCTTGACGATCGCGGCGGCCACGCCGTCGGGCGTCGGTATCGGGCTGCCGGCAGCCAGGGCCGGGGTCGCGATCGACGTGACGCCGGCCGTCAGACCGTACTTCGATGCGAGCACGCTCGCGACTTCCTGCTGCGCGTAGATCGGGGCCGGGACCTTCTGCCGAAGCTGGAACACGGCGTCGGCGATCGCCTCGTTCACGGGGCCAGGCACGGGCGTGGTGCCGGATGTTGCGGCACGACTGCCGAAGCTGAACGCGGCAATCGTGTTGATGCCGGCAGCGTCGACGGACGGCGGCGTCCACGAGAAAAACGTGTCGAACAGATAGCCGGTTTCGTCGGTAGCGGTCGCGCGATCGTTCAGTTCGTTCGTCAGCTTGCCGAGCATCTGACGCTGCAATTCCGCGTCGGAAACAGGGGCGTCACTCGCGAAGGCAGGAGCAACGGATGCACACGAGGCGGCGAGCAGCGAAGTGGAAGCCAGGAAATGGCGGCGGGTCGTCATGGTCATGAGAATCGAGTGAGGAGCGGAAGGCGTCAGCCCTTCGGGAACGCCTGTATCGTCGCGGTCACCGCGCGGCCAAGCATCTGCGCATACATGTCGTGCACGAGATAGAGGCTGCGGTTGCGCGTCCACGGCTGGCCCGATTGCGGGTCGTACATCGTCGGCAGCGACACCTCGGCCACCGCGGCGGCTTTCATGCCCGCCTGCTGCGAGGTCTGGATGCAGCGCTTCGCATGGTCGCGATGGCCGACCACGGCAACGGTGCCCATCGCGGCCGCGCCGCCCGCGCGAGACACCGCCACGGCCGCGACACCGGCCGTGCTCAGGTACACGATCGAGCCGTCGCTCGCGATCACCGGCTCGACCGACGACAGCACGTCGGCCCCCATTCCGTACTTCGACACGAGAAAGCGCGCGATCTCCCACTGCGCGTAGACCTTCACCGGTTTCAACTGGCGAATCCGGTACACGGCATCCGCGAGTGCTTCGTTGACGGGCCCCGGGTCGGGCAGCGCGGACTGGTTGCTGCCGGTGCTCGACGTGTTGCCGCTTGCCGCGTTCGGGCGATTGCCGAAGCTGTACGCGACGATCGCACCGATCTGCGCGGCCGGCACCGTCGGCAGATCCCACGTGAAGCCGACATCGGTCAGCGCCGGCACGATCGCATTGACCGTCGCCGCGTCGCCAAGCTGCGCGTTGAGCTTCGCGGACATCTGGGCGGCCAGCGCCGCATCGGTCACGGGGGCCGACGTGACGTCGTCACCGCCGCATGCGCTCAACAACGGGGCCACGGCAACCGCGGGCGCGGCAGCCAGGAATTTTCTGCGTAAAGAAGCTGAGGGGTTCAGATTCATGAGAAATACGAAATGATGCGAGCAACGCCGGCAGCCGGCCACGGCGTTGCAAATCGCGGGTTCACGGGAAATGACAACCTGACGCGTCGCGCGATTGGGCGATGGATGGCAGGGTCGACGCTCGAATCGAATCGCTGCGCATCGGTCGATTGACGATGCGGGATCGTAGTCGGCGTTTATTAAATCGCGGTGAACCTGTCGATCGAATGCGGACGATCGTCACGCTGTTTCATCGATGGACGCACGCGTTTCATCCGTGGCGAGCACATGCGGTCGTCGTTTCATTGGTGGCGAGCAACGCGATTCGCCTGCTTCGCCGGGCACGGAACATCGCGCTCCTTATTTCGAGATACGATGGCGAAACGCGCATGCTCAGCCCCCACAATCCGGAGCCCCCCGCCATGAAGCTCGGTCTGAACGAATCGCTCGCCCGCCTCGATGAAGCAGGCACGCTGTTCACGACGCTGTTTCGCCACGGTACGCTCGACGTCGAGCTGTACCGGCCGCGCATCGAGGACAAGCAGAAACCGCATACGCGCGACGAGGTCTACGCGATCGCCACGGGCACGTCGCGCTTCGTCGTCGACGGGCGCGAATGCGAAGTCGCGGCCGGCGACGTCCTGTTTGTCCCCGCCCACGCCGAGCACCGCTTCATCGGCTTCTCAGACGACTTCTCGACGTGGGTGTTCTTCTACGGCCCAGAAGGCGGCGAGCGCAACGCGTAGCGCGCGGTGCGCGCGGCACTTTTCCTGCGATCGCCTAGACTGTCTATTCGCAGCGGGCGGCGCGCGACACGCGGCCGCCCGGTCGTCACGATGCCGGTGGCAGCCGGTTCAACGAACGGGAAGACAGCATGCGATACGAACTGTATTACTGGCCCGAGATCCAGGGCCGGGGCGAGTATGTGCGGCTCGCGCTCGAAGCGGCCGAAGCCGACTATGTCGACGTCGCGCGCGAATCGGGGCGCGGCATGGGCGTGCCGGCGATGATGCGCATGATGGACAGCACGAAGGCCGAATGCGTGCCGTTCGCGCCGCCGTTCCTGAAAGCCGGCGACGTCGTCATCGGGCAGACCGCGAACATCCTGCTGTTTCTCGGCGCGCGGCTGGGGCTCGCGCCCGGCGACGAAGCCGGCCGGCTGTGGGTGCACCAGTTGCAGTTGACCGTCGCCGATTTCGTCACCGAGATCCACGACACGCACCATCCGATCGCAAGCGGCCTCTACTACGAGGATCAGCAGGCGGAAGCCGCCGAACGCGCGGCCGATTTTCTGGAAAACCGGTTGCCGAAATTCCTCGGCTACTTCGAGCGCGTACTCGACCAGAATCCGCACAAGAGCGGTTACCTCGCCGGCAACGCACTCAGCTATGCGGACCTGTCGATGTTCCAGTTGATCGAGGGCCTGCGTTACGCGTTTCCG
This window of the Burkholderia lata genome carries:
- the leuC gene encoding 3-isopropylmalate dehydratase large subunit yields the protein MAQTLYDKLWNTHVVHTEEDGTTLLYIDRQLLHEVTSPQAFEGLKIAQRPVWRISANLAVSDHNVPTTDRSHGIADPVSKLQVDTLDANCDAFGITQFKMNDVRQGIVHIIGPEQGATLPGMTIVCGDSHTSTHGAFGALAHGIGTSEVEHVLATQTLLQKKSKNMLVKVEGTLPRGCTAKDIVLAIIGKIGTAGGTGYAIEFGGSTIRALTMEGRMTVCNMAIEAGARAGMVAVDDTTIDYLKGRPFVPTGAEWNQAVEYWRQFKSDDGAQFDRVVELNAAEIVPQVTWGTSPEMVTSIDGRVPDPEREKDPVKRDAMERALAYMALEPNTPIESIKVDKIFIGSCTNARIEDIRAAAYVVKKLNRRVASNVRLAMVVPGSGLVKAQAEREGLDKVFTDAGFEWREPGCSMCLAMNADRLDPGERCASTSNRNFEGRQGAGGRTHLVSPAMAAAAAIEGHFVDIRQLG
- a CDS encoding cupin domain-containing protein; amino-acid sequence: MKLGLNESLARLDEAGTLFTTLFRHGTLDVELYRPRIEDKQKPHTRDEVYAIATGTSRFVVDGRECEVAAGDVLFVPAHAEHRFIGFSDDFSTWVFFYGPEGGERNA
- a CDS encoding glutathione S-transferase; translated protein: MRYELYYWPEIQGRGEYVRLALEAAEADYVDVARESGRGMGVPAMMRMMDSTKAECVPFAPPFLKAGDVVIGQTANILLFLGARLGLAPGDEAGRLWVHQLQLTVADFVTEIHDTHHPIASGLYYEDQQAEAAERAADFLENRLPKFLGYFERVLDQNPHKSGYLAGNALSYADLSMFQLIEGLRYAFPKAMKRAERKIAALVALHDRVALHPAVALYLESERRIPFNDMGIFRHYPELDK